A region of Myxococcus stipitatus DSM 14675 DNA encodes the following proteins:
- a CDS encoding DnaJ C-terminal domain-containing protein: MADDYYQILGVDRTASEDVIKKAYRKLARQHHPDVNPGNKAAEEKFKQIGSAFDVLSDPKKRKLYDEFGEDAEKIGFDEKKAEAYRQYRAAASRGGAGGIPYGGEDFDLGDLFNDLFGRRGGASAGGGGAGFDVGDVFGRGRRRPAAGPERGNDLSTQVRITLAEAVTGTERTLSVTRPSRTGTGPDEPTRLTVKIPAGVQTGSKVRLAGQGAPGLRGGPAGDLYIETEVVEHPLVRREGDDLHVDLPVTVSEAMLGAEVRVPTFQGEVTVKVPSGSQSGRQMRLKGRGVPSLKGGAPGDLYLHLQVKVPDTDTPEARAAAETLSRAYSDDVRRELTL; this comes from the coding sequence ATGGCGGACGACTACTACCAGATCCTCGGCGTGGACCGGACAGCCTCCGAAGACGTCATCAAGAAGGCGTATCGGAAGCTCGCGCGGCAGCACCACCCCGACGTCAACCCAGGAAATAAGGCCGCCGAAGAGAAGTTCAAGCAGATCGGCTCCGCCTTCGACGTCCTGTCGGACCCCAAGAAGCGGAAGCTCTACGACGAGTTCGGCGAGGACGCGGAGAAGATCGGCTTCGACGAGAAGAAGGCGGAGGCCTACCGCCAATACCGGGCCGCGGCCTCTCGGGGCGGCGCCGGCGGAATCCCCTACGGAGGCGAGGACTTCGACCTGGGGGACCTCTTCAACGACCTGTTCGGACGCCGGGGAGGCGCGAGCGCCGGAGGCGGCGGGGCGGGCTTCGACGTGGGGGATGTCTTTGGCCGGGGCCGACGCCGTCCCGCCGCGGGCCCCGAGCGAGGCAATGACCTGTCCACCCAGGTCCGCATCACCCTGGCGGAGGCCGTCACCGGCACCGAGCGCACCCTCTCCGTCACCCGCCCGAGCCGCACGGGCACAGGCCCGGATGAGCCGACCCGGCTGACCGTGAAGATTCCCGCTGGCGTCCAGACCGGCTCCAAGGTGCGACTGGCCGGCCAAGGCGCCCCGGGCCTCCGGGGCGGGCCCGCCGGGGACCTCTACATCGAGACGGAAGTGGTGGAGCACCCCCTGGTGCGCCGCGAGGGAGACGACCTGCACGTCGACCTCCCCGTGACGGTCTCGGAGGCGATGCTGGGCGCGGAGGTCCGCGTGCCCACCTTCCAGGGCGAAGTCACCGTCAAGGTTCCATCAGGCTCCCAGTCCGGGCGCCAGATGCGTCTCAAAGGGCGCGGAGTCCCTTCCCTCAAGGGAGGGGCGCCCGGAGACCTGTATCTGCACCTCCAGGTCAAGGTGCCAGACACGGACACCCCCGAGGCACGGGCCGCGGCGGAAACGCTGTCCCGGGCCTACAGCGACGATGTGCGTCGCGAGCTGACCCTCTGA
- a CDS encoding HEAT repeat domain-containing protein: MGLLDIFTGGSGPEKALKLKPKVTQKYGDPATRQKAIQQLGEMKHPEAVSVLLARFTITVDPLTTDADEKEHTFELVKSFGKDAVPPIVEFLSKTEPATSWALRLLGELVSEDEVTGACVNALQHLSAHYTKNPEKKVVLLHHVTGREDARIAPAVLPFLEDMSDDVKIAALKALASLKYEPAREPMLKLLTAEETGRRVQTSALSALADSGFSVADKRNQVEPLLVEPFVLDKDGRIQRRA, encoded by the coding sequence ATGGGCCTCTTAGACATCTTCACGGGCGGCTCGGGGCCCGAGAAAGCCCTCAAGCTCAAGCCCAAGGTCACCCAGAAGTACGGGGACCCGGCGACCCGCCAGAAGGCCATCCAGCAGCTCGGGGAGATGAAGCATCCCGAGGCCGTCTCCGTGCTGCTCGCCCGCTTCACCATCACCGTGGACCCGCTCACCACGGACGCGGACGAGAAGGAGCACACCTTCGAGCTGGTGAAGTCCTTCGGCAAGGACGCCGTCCCCCCCATCGTCGAGTTCCTCAGCAAGACGGAGCCGGCCACCTCCTGGGCGCTGCGCCTCCTGGGTGAGCTGGTCAGCGAGGACGAGGTCACCGGAGCGTGCGTCAACGCCCTCCAGCACCTGTCCGCGCACTACACGAAGAACCCGGAGAAGAAGGTCGTCCTCCTCCACCACGTCACCGGTCGCGAGGATGCGCGCATCGCTCCCGCCGTCCTCCCCTTCCTCGAGGACATGTCGGACGACGTGAAGATCGCCGCGCTCAAGGCCCTCGCCTCGCTCAAGTACGAGCCGGCGCGGGAGCCCATGCTCAAGCTCCTGACGGCCGAGGAGACGGGGCGCCGGGTGCAGACGTCCGCGCTCTCCGCCCTGGCTGACTCGGGCTTCAGCGTGGCGGACAAGCGGAACCAGGTGGAGCCGCTGCTCGTGGAGCCGTTCGTCCTGGACAAGGACGGCCGCATCCAGCGCCGCGCCTGA
- a CDS encoding hybrid sensor histidine kinase/response regulator: MRSKKKGVLAEVVPLRPTPSKKSTRRAVKPAPPADADTVARALLEMARNLTDNAGPTEALRAHLQTLHALLKPKVCYVARYFPSREQLHIEHVRGRYDSRVIAAVPGEGVVGRAFSEKKLLRDSETLAVPLESPHGVTGVLVVLGARRTVSDPVLQSLAAQLSAAYEVARLRDDSARRNKDLQTAIAGLKSLEQNREELLGNVSHDLKNPLTTIKSYLAMMGREKLGSLTDSQRRAVQICDRNSDRMLRMVNDLLLMSRLQSGKMQLNQRPFGLKAVAEEVVRALGVVAEHCKVRVTIPPCPEVFVRGDRERIAEAVHNLVENGLHHSEPDDTVEVSISTEDGLATLTVKDSGPGMSAEALEHVFDAFYRAQPGVPRPPGAGLGIPLVGKIVALHGGRVEATSVLGEGSTFQMVLPMFAGAVSSPDLNQAAPKAGGILLVEDDADCREVLQQVLEQEGYRVMATSGASEARSILSHIRPAMVLLDLRLSEEDGQSVLRFIRGTESLADIVVYIISGASEVASLTSGQGLERIDGFFEKPLQLPKLLDTVAAVVRPSRRAPAVP, from the coding sequence GTGCGCTCGAAGAAGAAAGGGGTCCTGGCAGAGGTCGTGCCGCTGCGCCCCACCCCCTCGAAGAAGTCCACCCGTCGAGCGGTGAAGCCCGCCCCCCCGGCGGATGCCGACACCGTTGCACGCGCCCTCCTGGAGATGGCGCGCAACCTCACCGACAACGCGGGGCCCACCGAGGCCCTTCGCGCCCACCTGCAGACCCTCCACGCGCTGCTCAAGCCGAAGGTCTGCTACGTGGCTCGCTACTTCCCCTCCCGGGAGCAGCTACACATCGAGCATGTCCGCGGCCGCTACGACAGCCGCGTCATCGCCGCCGTCCCGGGTGAAGGCGTGGTCGGCCGCGCCTTCTCCGAGAAGAAGCTGCTGCGCGACTCGGAGACCCTCGCCGTGCCGCTCGAGAGCCCTCATGGCGTCACGGGCGTCCTCGTGGTGCTCGGCGCGCGCCGCACCGTCTCCGACCCGGTGCTCCAGTCGCTGGCCGCGCAGCTCTCCGCCGCCTACGAGGTCGCCCGGCTCCGCGATGACAGTGCTCGCCGCAACAAGGACCTCCAGACGGCCATCGCCGGCCTCAAGAGCCTGGAGCAGAACCGCGAGGAGCTGCTCGGCAACGTCTCGCACGACCTGAAGAACCCGCTCACCACCATCAAGTCGTACCTGGCGATGATGGGCCGCGAGAAGCTGGGCTCCCTCACCGACTCCCAGCGCCGCGCGGTGCAGATCTGCGACCGGAACTCCGACCGCATGCTGCGGATGGTGAATGACCTGCTGCTCATGTCCCGACTTCAGTCCGGGAAGATGCAGCTCAACCAGCGCCCCTTCGGCCTCAAGGCCGTGGCCGAGGAAGTCGTCCGCGCGCTGGGCGTCGTCGCCGAGCACTGCAAGGTGCGGGTGACGATTCCCCCCTGCCCCGAGGTCTTCGTCCGAGGAGACCGCGAGCGCATCGCCGAGGCCGTCCACAACCTCGTCGAGAACGGCCTCCACCACAGCGAGCCCGATGACACCGTGGAGGTCAGCATCTCCACCGAGGACGGGCTCGCCACGCTCACGGTGAAGGACAGCGGCCCGGGCATGTCCGCCGAGGCGCTCGAGCACGTGTTCGATGCCTTCTACCGGGCCCAGCCGGGGGTGCCTCGGCCTCCCGGTGCGGGGCTGGGGATTCCCCTCGTCGGGAAGATTGTCGCCCTGCATGGGGGACGGGTGGAGGCCACCAGCGTGCTCGGCGAGGGCAGCACGTTCCAGATGGTGCTGCCCATGTTCGCCGGGGCCGTGAGCTCGCCGGACCTCAACCAGGCGGCTCCCAAGGCGGGCGGCATCCTCCTGGTGGAAGACGACGCGGACTGCCGGGAGGTGCTGCAGCAGGTGCTCGAGCAAGAGGGCTATCGGGTGATGGCCACCTCGGGTGCCTCCGAGGCCCGCTCCATCCTGTCTCACATCCGGCCGGCCATGGTGCTGCTGGACCTGCGGCTGAGCGAGGAGGACGGGCAGTCGGTGCTCCGCTTCATCCGTGGCACCGAGTCGCTGGCGGACATCGTCGTGTACATCATCTCGGGTGCCAGCGAGGTGGCCTCGCTCACGTCCGGACAGGGGTTGGAGCGCATTGACGGCTTCTTCGAGAAGCCACTCCAGCTGCCCAAGCTCCTGGAC